A stretch of the Zeugodacus cucurbitae isolate PBARC_wt_2022May chromosome 6, idZeuCucr1.2, whole genome shotgun sequence genome encodes the following:
- the LOC105211656 gene encoding ion transport peptide-like isoform X4 produces the protein MKFSINMCSRNIKISVVLFLVLIPLITALPHNNHNLSKRSNFFDLECKGIFNKTMFFRLDRICEDCYQLFRETSIHRLCKKNCFDSKWFGECLKVLLIPTEEISKLQHFIKVINGSPISFPQSVPT, from the exons ATGTGTTCCCGCAACATTAAGATCTCGGTGGTGCTGTTTCTTGTCTTGATTCCACTTATCACAGCTTTGCCACACAACAATCACAATTTGTCAAAGCGAAGCAATTTCTTCGACTTAGAGTGCAAAGGCATCTTCAACAAAACAATGTTCTTCCGGTTGGATCGCATTTGCGAAGACTGCTATCAACTTTTCCGCGAGACAAGTATACACCGACTATGCAA gaAAAACTGCTTCGATTCGAAATGGTTTGGAGAATGCTTAAAAGTGCTTCTAATACCAACGGAAGAGATTTCGAAATTACAGCACTTTATCAAAGTGATTAACGGCTCTCCAATATCATTCCCGCAGTCGGTCCCAACATAA
- the LOC105211656 gene encoding ion transport peptide-like isoform X5, with the protein MMCSRNIKISVVLFLVLIPLITALPHNNHNLSKRSNFFDLECKGIFNKTMFFRLDRICEDCYQLFRETSIHRLCKKNCFDSKWFGECLKVLLIPTEEISKLQHFIKVINGSPISFPQSVPT; encoded by the exons ATGTGTTCCCGCAACATTAAGATCTCGGTGGTGCTGTTTCTTGTCTTGATTCCACTTATCACAGCTTTGCCACACAACAATCACAATTTGTCAAAGCGAAGCAATTTCTTCGACTTAGAGTGCAAAGGCATCTTCAACAAAACAATGTTCTTCCGGTTGGATCGCATTTGCGAAGACTGCTATCAACTTTTCCGCGAGACAAGTATACACCGACTATGCAA gaAAAACTGCTTCGATTCGAAATGGTTTGGAGAATGCTTAAAAGTGCTTCTAATACCAACGGAAGAGATTTCGAAATTACAGCACTTTATCAAAGTGATTAACGGCTCTCCAATATCATTCCCGCAGTCGGTCCCAACATAA
- the LOC105211656 gene encoding ion transport peptide-like isoform X6, giving the protein MCSRNIKISVVLFLVLIPLITALPHNNHNLSKRSNFFDLECKGIFNKTMFFRLDRICEDCYQLFRETSIHRLCKKNCFDSKWFGECLKVLLIPTEEISKLQHFIKVINGSPISFPQSVPT; this is encoded by the exons ATGTGTTCCCGCAACATTAAGATCTCGGTGGTGCTGTTTCTTGTCTTGATTCCACTTATCACAGCTTTGCCACACAACAATCACAATTTGTCAAAGCGAAGCAATTTCTTCGACTTAGAGTGCAAAGGCATCTTCAACAAAACAATGTTCTTCCGGTTGGATCGCATTTGCGAAGACTGCTATCAACTTTTCCGCGAGACAAGTATACACCGACTATGCAA gaAAAACTGCTTCGATTCGAAATGGTTTGGAGAATGCTTAAAAGTGCTTCTAATACCAACGGAAGAGATTTCGAAATTACAGCACTTTATCAAAGTGATTAACGGCTCTCCAATATCATTCCCGCAGTCGGTCCCAACATAA
- the LOC105211658 gene encoding zinc finger CCHC domain-containing protein 8 homolog: MDKNPDIIKLDSDNEDLDEHAQETATVDLTSDTSMNESLEPKLPAAITVKEAIVCDDIEEGEVEEAQEAAEICAPTSSKQTLAFEIKFSNESIFKEYGHSILDSLEKALNVAEDKPFFAFNILNAENTVTSINAYIAKQSNVNHYDMDLSDCEEAVSITEVAPERHKSENREESPDLDLDSLFTIDTSGSKKLDTQCVPSYKRSIKDVLNEESSARKREKLEEEENECQRVRTTAACFNCGVAGHSIRECPKPRNNARINRAKMARKQERYHIDIEQRFGHLRPGKISDKLQTALGLKRGELPFFFYRMRKLGYPPGWLEEARVVNSGIALFNSDGGAVMASEEENSQKSDEIKYDISKIMDFPGFNVDPGPNFYDDYKHHNVPPLSRHQRKEEFIRKLGSNVIKGYKHKRLKSLPQTTNAVEPKTSIIDNADMEIEDDVAVDENVVFTRPPPPPEPADDIKPPPPPEPANDIKPPLPNDETTSAPNEECSTDTSERTCSPTLDYLEERKQKLLAELKSGLCDADSFSSSATEESVTPEASNNEAKVNEASTPANTNEIVSAEPVTPTTNEMTKALDIIKESHMGTPVLHFSPYEKLPAGENFKVGVSDVINFENLPDSTGKYDQMKEVIKKVRNIVTKLHNDDDD, translated from the exons ATGGATAAAAATCCTGATATAATTAAATTGGATAGTGATAATGAAGATTTGGATGAACATGCACAAGAAACCGCCACAGTTGATTTAACTTCCGATACCAGTATGAATGAAAGTCTTGAGCCAAAATTGCCGGCTGCTATCACAGTAAAAGAGGCAATTGTCTGTGATGATATCGAGGAAGGTGAAGTGGAGGAAGCACAAGAAGCTGCGGAAATATGTGCACCAACAAGTAGTAAACAAACATTAGCctttgaaatcaaattttcaaatgaaagtATTTTCAAAGAATATGGCCATAGCATATTGGACTCACTTGAAAAGGCACTTAATGTGGCTGAGGATAAACCATTCTTTGCATTTAACATTTTGAATGCTGAAAATACTGTTACTAGTATAAACGCTTATATAGCAAAACAATCAAATGTCAACCACTATGATATGGATTTAAGTGATTGTGAAGAGGCGGTGAGTATAACAGAAGTAGCACCCGAGCGCCACAAGTCAGAAAATCGTGAAGAATCACCGGATTTGGACTTGGACTCACTGTTTACAATTGATACGTCTGGCTCGAAAAAACTCGATACTCAATGTGTACCTTCATATAAGCGTAGTATTAAAGATGTTTTAAATGAAGAATCCTCAGCACGGAAACGAGAAAAACTGGAGGAAGAGGAGAATGAATGCCAAAGAGTGAGAACGACGGCGGCTTGCTTTAATTGTGGTGTAGCTGGACACTCAATACGTGAATGTCCAAAACCACGTAATAACGCGCGCATAAATCGTGCCAAAATGGCGCGCAAACAAGAGAGATATCACATTGATATTGAGCAACGCTTTGGACACTTAAGACCGGGTAAAATTAGTGACAAGCTACAGACAGCGCTTGGTTTAAAGCGTGGAGAACTGCCATTCTTTTTCTACCGTATGAGAAAACTAGGTTATCCACCTGGTTGGTTGGAGGAGGCTAGAGTGGTGAATTCAGGCATAGCTTTATTCAATTCAGat ggAGGCGCAGTGATGGCTTCGGAGGAAGAGAATTCACAAAAAAGCGATGAGATTAAATATGACATATCCAAAATAATGGACTTCCCAGGTTTCAATGTTGATCCAGGTCCAAACTTCTACGAT gACTACAAACACCATAACGTACCACCACTGTCTCGTCATCAACGAAAAGAAGAATTTATCAGAAAATTGGGTAGCAATGTCATTAAGGGCTACAAACATAAAAGACTTAAGAGTCTGCCACAGACTACAAATGCCGTTGAGCCTAAAACCAGCATTATAGACAATGCTGACATGGAAATTGAAGATGACGTCGCTGTTGATGAAAATGTAGTGTTTACTCGTCCTCCACCCCCACCGGAACCCGCGGATGACATtaaaccaccaccaccaccggaACCCGCGAACGACATCAAACCACCATTACCAAATGATGAAACTACCTCAGCACCGAATGAAGAATGCTCAACCGACACAAGTGAACGTACATGTTCTCCCACTTTAGACTATTTGGAGGAGCGCAAACAAAAGTTGCTAGCCGAATTGAAATCTGGTTTATGCGATGCTGACAGTTTTTCAAGTAGCGCCACCGAAGAATCAGTCACACCCGAAGCCAGCAATAATGAGGCGAAAGTAAACGAAGCATCTACACCagcaaatacaaatgaaattgtCTCAGCTGAACCAGTAACACCTACGACAAATGAAATGACGAAGGCCTTAGATATTATTAAGGAATCACACATGGGTACACCGGTGTTACATTTTTCACCATACGAAAAACTACCAGCTGGTGAGAATTTCAAAGTGGGTGTTAGTgatgttattaattttgaaaatctacCTGATTCAACGGGTAAATACGATCAAATGAAGGAGGTAATTAAGAAAGTACGAAATATCGTGACCAAATTACACAACGACGATGATGACTGA
- the LOC105211657 gene encoding small integral membrane protein 14 yields the protein MGDEFDGCECVWSHEYAMQRLLAMIRQSQNHCTDTECVDISGRMRESTTTGTDLNEGSNFTMVTMFMIFAVLMYLIRPESIMKLTNTKRRSRGQDPNGGLPPPPPPPAPPAVN from the exons ATGGGTGATGAATTTGATGGTTGCGAGTGTGTCTGGTCGCATGAGTACGCAATGCAGCGACTCTTGGCAATG ATACGCCAGAGTCAAAATCATTGCACGGATACCGAATGTGTCGATA TATCGGGTCGCATGCGCGAGAGCACTACTACTGGCACGGACTTGAATGAGGGCAGCAACTTCACTATGGTTACAATGTTTATGATCTTTGCTGTGCTTATGTATTTGATTCGACCGGAATCGATTATGAAATTAACAAATACAAAGCGCCGTTCGCGGGGACAAGATCCCAATGGTGGtttgccaccaccaccgccgccaccgGCACCGCCTGCAGTCAATTAA